A single region of the Candidatus Binataceae bacterium genome encodes:
- a CDS encoding class I SAM-dependent methyltransferase, giving the protein MMQFQEIERAVLMEVSRHLRGSLHGLRLLDIGCGEGGWIRQFIHWGARPELIFGIDAIEERIAEARHLTPAGVTLICGNAADLQFADESFDLVMLFECLCI; this is encoded by the coding sequence ATGATGCAGTTTCAGGAAATCGAAAGGGCGGTGCTGATGGAGGTGTCCCGCCATCTCCGGGGCTCGCTCCACGGGCTTCGGCTTCTGGACATCGGTTGTGGAGAGGGCGGATGGATCCGCCAGTTCATCCATTGGGGTGCCCGACCGGAACTTATCTTTGGAATCGATGCAATCGAGGAACGCATCGCAGAAGCTCGCCATCTCACGCCCGCTGGAGTCACACTGATCTGCGGCAATGCCGCCGATCTCCAATTTGCAGACGAGTCCTTCGACCTGGTGATGCTGTTCGAATGCCTCTGCATAAT